A single window of Brevundimonas vitisensis DNA harbors:
- the ftsY gene encoding signal recognition particle-docking protein FtsY: MTDAPKKGWFSRLSEGLSRSSRQMTEQVVSAFVKEPLSEAALQGLEEHLLESDLGPRATDRIVARFRELRFAAGANELEVKEALAEAVAAELIGHQARYAPLEGPRPFVTLFVGVNGSGKTTTLGKIASDLTAQGAKVMIVAADTFRAAAREQLKVWAERAGADFESRRDGADPAGLAFDAYTKARAENYDVVLIDTAGRLQNKSALMDELLKIVRVLKKIDPDAPHETLLVLDATVGRNALAQEQIFGRTAYVSGLVMTKLDGTARGGVLVPVAQASDAPIKLIGVGEGVDDLQPFDARAFSRSLVGLEN, encoded by the coding sequence ATGACCGACGCCCCCAAGAAAGGCTGGTTCTCGCGCCTGAGCGAGGGCCTGTCGCGATCCTCCCGGCAGATGACCGAACAGGTCGTCTCCGCCTTCGTCAAGGAACCGCTCAGCGAAGCGGCCCTGCAAGGGCTGGAGGAGCATCTGCTGGAAAGTGACCTGGGCCCCCGGGCCACAGACCGGATCGTCGCAAGGTTCCGGGAATTGCGCTTTGCGGCAGGAGCCAACGAGCTTGAGGTCAAGGAAGCTCTGGCCGAGGCCGTGGCCGCAGAACTGATCGGGCACCAGGCGCGCTATGCGCCGCTGGAAGGGCCCCGGCCCTTCGTCACCCTGTTCGTCGGGGTCAATGGCTCGGGCAAGACGACGACCCTGGGCAAGATCGCCTCGGACCTGACGGCCCAGGGGGCCAAGGTCATGATCGTCGCCGCCGACACCTTCCGGGCCGCCGCCCGCGAACAGTTGAAGGTGTGGGCCGAGCGGGCCGGGGCCGACTTCGAAAGTCGCCGCGACGGGGCCGACCCGGCCGGCTTGGCCTTCGATGCCTATACCAAGGCGCGGGCCGAGAATTACGACGTCGTCCTGATCGATACGGCCGGACGGTTGCAGAACAAGTCCGCCCTGATGGACGAACTGCTCAAGATCGTTCGCGTGCTGAAGAAGATCGATCCGGACGCCCCGCATGAGACGCTCCTGGTCCTGGACGCCACGGTGGGCCGCAATGCCCTGGCCCAGGAACAGATCTTTGGCCGCACGGCCTATGTCTCCGGCCTGGTGATGACCAAGCTGGATGGCACGGCCCGCGGCGGCGTCCTGGTGCCCGTGGCCCAGGCGTCCGACGCCCCGATCAAGCTGATCGGGGTGGGCGAGGGGGTCGACGACTTGCAACCTTTCGACGCCCGCGCCTTTTCACGTTCCCTGGTGGGGCTGGAGAACTGA
- a CDS encoding inner membrane-spanning protein YciB, which produces MTEVEATAAPNRQWIRQAVDFGALVAFGAAYIVHRARGLEGGEALVQATWVLVAASAIALIVGYLVERRLAPLPLLAGGFALIFGVLTLFFHDPSVLKIKLSIQNGLLAAILLGSLPLKKYPFKYLLGDSIRVTDAAWRTLTLRYGLYFAAIAITNEIVWRNYSDDTWVAFRGIIWIAACVFGLAQVPFILKNLIKDEAPAVPGPTSPDPGL; this is translated from the coding sequence ATGACCGAGGTTGAGGCCACAGCTGCCCCCAATCGCCAGTGGATCCGCCAGGCCGTTGATTTCGGGGCGCTGGTCGCCTTCGGGGCGGCCTATATCGTGCACCGGGCGCGCGGGCTGGAGGGCGGCGAGGCCCTGGTTCAGGCGACCTGGGTGCTGGTCGCCGCCTCGGCGATCGCCCTGATCGTCGGCTATCTGGTGGAGCGGCGCCTGGCCCCCCTGCCGCTTCTGGCGGGCGGCTTTGCCCTGATCTTCGGCGTTCTGACGCTCTTTTTCCACGATCCGTCGGTGCTGAAGATCAAGCTGAGCATCCAGAACGGCCTGTTGGCCGCGATCCTGCTGGGGTCGCTGCCGCTGAAGAAATATCCGTTCAAATATCTGCTGGGGGATTCCATTCGCGTTACCGACGCAGCCTGGCGGACCCTGACCCTGCGCTACGGCCTGTATTTTGCGGCCATCGCCATCACCAACGAGATTGTCTGGCGCAACTACAGCGACGACACCTGGGTCGCGTTCCGGGGCATCATCTGGATCGCAGCCTGCGTCTTCGGCCTGGCCCAGGTGCCCTTCATCCTGAAGAATCTGATCAAGGACGAAGCGCCCGCCGTGCCCGGACCAACCTCGCCCGATCCCGGACTTTAG